Proteins found in one Falsirhodobacter algicola genomic segment:
- a CDS encoding rod-binding protein, whose amino-acid sequence MITPLSPATPQADPLRVKARQLESAFLAEMLGHAGLDATSSGGGIGEEQFASFLREAQADAMVAKGGIGLAESLFRAMGGQDAG is encoded by the coding sequence ATGATCACGCCCCTATCCCCCGCCACCCCGCAGGCCGATCCGCTGCGGGTGAAGGCGCGACAACTCGAATCGGCCTTTTTGGCCGAGATGCTGGGCCATGCCGGCCTCGATGCCACCTCTTCGGGGGGCGGGATTGGGGAGGAGCAGTTCGCCTCGTTCCTGCGCGAGGCGCAGGCGGATGCGATGGTGGCCAAGGGCGGCATCGGTCTGGCCGAATCGCTGTTCCGCGCGATGGGAGGGCAGGATGCCGGATGA
- a CDS encoding flagellar hook-length control protein FliK, with product MQLPLIAPQPRMAAPTPAPTGDAEAEPFQLQEAEAEDEPQEDAPALPMPDASALLIVLPVPIPQVVPPEPVPEGEGEDVPPPTAAVPVPMAEDAALPLPAEAAPADGTDAPPTVDAPDLPPPQPAAPAQTAPVPPAPPPEASPDTPDAPAADAPTPDMPDWDDAPPALPEDDALGEVSIDVQQDGDRLRIVLLAERPDTLDLMRRHAGQLQADLQREGFGGATVLFTGPGGDAATEASPLPRPPPVAGSTTLDLRL from the coding sequence ATGCAGCTTCCCCTCATTGCCCCCCAGCCGCGCATGGCCGCGCCCACCCCCGCCCCCACCGGGGATGCGGAGGCGGAGCCGTTCCAACTGCAAGAGGCGGAGGCCGAGGATGAGCCGCAGGAGGATGCCCCCGCGCTTCCGATGCCGGATGCCTCAGCGCTGCTGATCGTCCTCCCGGTTCCGATCCCGCAGGTCGTGCCGCCCGAACCTGTGCCCGAGGGCGAAGGCGAAGACGTGCCTCCCCCGACCGCCGCCGTACCCGTGCCGATGGCGGAGGATGCGGCCCTACCCCTTCCGGCCGAGGCCGCCCCCGCCGACGGGACGGACGCGCCGCCCACGGTCGATGCCCCCGACCTGCCCCCACCTCAGCCCGCCGCGCCGGCCCAGACCGCCCCGGTACCGCCCGCCCCGCCGCCAGAGGCGTCGCCCGACACACCGGACGCCCCCGCCGCCGATGCGCCTACCCCCGACATGCCCGATTGGGACGATGCCCCGCCCGCGCTGCCCGAGGACGACGCCTTGGGCGAGGTCAGCATCGATGTGCAGCAGGATGGCGACCGGCTGCGGATCGTCCTTCTGGCCGAACGGCCCGACACGCTGGACCTGATGCGCCGCCATGCCGGTCAGCTGCAGGCCGATCTGCAACGTGAAGGCTTCGGCGGGGCGACCGTCCTTTTCACCGGCCCCGGCGGCGATGCCGCGACCGAGGCCAGCCCCCTTCCCCGCCCGCCCCCCGTGGCGGGCAGCACCACACTCGACCTTCGGCTTTGA
- a CDS encoding flagellar hook capping FlgD N-terminal domain-containing protein: MDVTATTSVTTTTSASGSASSQSDYQTFLKMLTTQLQYQDPTSPMDSSDFAVQLATFSGVEQQTVTNQTLAEISAKLDALGLNDLSPWVGTEVEVDGPVAVNGQPVILRPEIDASADSAVLVVRYAAGATVARQALDVTADEFYWQPVDATGAALTAGTYAVSAESYQGDTLLGTGAVRHSATVAEARNDAQGVTLVLDDGQEVAAQSVTAPRS, encoded by the coding sequence ATGGATGTGACCGCAACGACCTCCGTCACCACGACCACGTCGGCCTCGGGCAGCGCGTCGTCGCAATCGGATTACCAGACCTTCCTGAAGATGCTGACGACGCAGCTTCAGTATCAAGACCCGACCTCGCCGATGGATTCGTCCGATTTTGCGGTGCAGCTCGCCACCTTTTCGGGGGTGGAGCAGCAAACCGTCACCAACCAGACGTTGGCGGAGATCAGCGCCAAGCTAGACGCGCTTGGCCTGAACGATCTGTCGCCTTGGGTCGGCACCGAGGTGGAGGTGGACGGCCCGGTGGCGGTGAACGGACAGCCCGTCATCCTGCGCCCCGAGATCGACGCCAGCGCCGATAGCGCCGTACTGGTGGTGCGCTATGCAGCGGGCGCGACGGTGGCGCGGCAGGCGCTGGACGTAACGGCGGATGAGTTCTACTGGCAGCCGGTCGATGCGACGGGTGCCGCGCTGACCGCAGGCACCTATGCGGTCAGCGCCGAAAGCTATCAGGGGGACACCTTGCTTGGCACGGGGGCGGTCCGCCATTCGGCCACCGTGGCCGAGGCGCGGAACGATGCGCAGGGCGTCACCCTCGTGCTGGATGACGGGCAGGAAGTCGCGGCGCAGTCGGTGACCGCGCCGCGCAGTTAG
- the ubiB gene encoding 2-polyprenylphenol 6-hydroxylase, translated as MRGPHNILRLIRTLATFQRTGALPVILSQAEAPARLRLAAHILAWPFTWLGLKGDPSLPPVVRAITALGPAYIKFGQILSTRPDIVGGDLAMQLRYLQDRLPPFPTAEARARIEAELGPGSFEAFTEFSEPVAAASIAQVHHARLIDGRDVAVKVLRPDIERAFRVDVDAFYTGARMVEAFLPSSRRLRPTDVVRHFDGVVMGELDLRLEAAAAGEFAVNTAGDEGFRLPAPVWNLSGRTVMVMDWVEGVGLADTAAIDAAGHNRVILASRVLQLFLNHALRDGFFHADMHHGNLKVGPDGAIIAYDFGIMGRLDLYTRRVYAEILYGFIRRDYRRVAEVHFEAGYVPRDRDIDEFARALRVIGEPIFGMDASHISMARLLSYLFEVTERFGMRTRTELILLQRTMVVVEGVARSLDPHINIWQVARPVVEAYIRENVGPRAAMRDLARTARVLARFGPRLPELVEARLIRDDPEPTVIVRAPSRAAWVAVGALAALAGVAIGTLF; from the coding sequence GTGAGGGGGCCGCACAACATCCTGCGCCTGATCCGCACGCTGGCCACGTTCCAGCGGACGGGGGCACTGCCGGTAATCCTTTCGCAGGCCGAAGCGCCGGCCCGTCTGCGGCTGGCCGCCCACATCCTCGCATGGCCCTTCACATGGCTGGGCCTGAAGGGCGATCCCTCGCTGCCGCCGGTGGTGCGGGCGATCACGGCGCTTGGTCCGGCCTACATCAAGTTCGGGCAGATCCTGTCCACCCGCCCCGACATCGTGGGCGGGGATCTCGCGATGCAGCTGCGCTATCTTCAGGATCGGCTGCCGCCCTTTCCCACCGCCGAAGCCCGCGCCCGGATCGAGGCCGAACTCGGCCCCGGCTCGTTCGAGGCGTTCACCGAGTTTTCCGAACCCGTTGCCGCCGCGTCCATCGCGCAGGTGCACCATGCCCGGCTGATCGACGGGCGCGACGTGGCGGTTAAGGTGCTGCGCCCGGATATCGAGCGGGCGTTCCGTGTGGATGTCGATGCCTTCTACACCGGTGCGCGCATGGTGGAGGCGTTCCTTCCCTCCTCGCGCCGGCTGCGTCCGACGGATGTGGTGCGCCATTTCGACGGCGTGGTGATGGGGGAGTTGGACCTGCGGCTGGAGGCCGCCGCCGCCGGCGAATTCGCCGTGAACACCGCCGGGGACGAAGGCTTCCGCCTGCCTGCGCCGGTCTGGAACCTGTCGGGCCGCACCGTGATGGTGATGGACTGGGTGGAGGGCGTGGGCCTTGCCGACACCGCCGCGATCGACGCGGCCGGGCACAACCGCGTCATCCTTGCCTCGCGCGTGCTGCAACTGTTCCTGAACCACGCGCTGCGCGACGGTTTCTTTCATGCCGACATGCATCACGGCAACCTGAAGGTGGGGCCGGACGGGGCGATCATCGCCTATGATTTCGGGATCATGGGGCGGCTCGATCTCTATACCCGCCGCGTCTATGCCGAGATCCTCTATGGCTTCATCCGCCGCGATTATCGCCGCGTGGCCGAGGTACATTTCGAAGCGGGCTATGTCCCGCGCGATCGTGACATCGACGAATTCGCCCGCGCCCTGCGCGTCATCGGAGAGCCGATCTTCGGCATGGACGCCTCGCACATCTCCATGGCACGGCTGCTGTCCTATCTGTTCGAGGTGACGGAACGGTTCGGCATGCGCACCCGCACCGAACTGATCCTGCTGCAACGCACGATGGTGGTGGTGGAAGGGGTGGCTCGCTCGCTCGATCCGCATATCAACATCTGGCAGGTCGCGCGCCCGGTCGTTGAGGCCTATATCCGCGAGAATGTCGGCCCGCGCGCCGCGATGCGCGATCTGGCGCGGACGGCGCGGGTGCTGGCCCGCTTTGGCCCGCGCCTGCCCGAACTGGTGGAGGCGCGTCTGATCCGCGACGATCCCGAACCGACGGTGATCGTCCGCGCCCCGTCGAGGGCCGCATGGGTCGCCGTGGGGGCGCTGGCGGCGCTGGCCGGTGTCGCGATCGGAACGCTGTTCTAA
- the ubiE gene encoding bifunctional demethylmenaquinone methyltransferase/2-methoxy-6-polyprenyl-1,4-benzoquinol methylase UbiE codes for MSDKTTHFGFRTVEEAEKAGLVHGVFSSVASRYDVMNDLMSAGVHRLWKDAMMDWLAPRPGQRLLDVAGGTGDIAFRFLKRAPGSKAVVLDMTESMLVAGRQRADADSMAERLDWVVGDAMALPLPSNSFDVYTISFGIRNVTRVQDALNEAYRVLRPGGRLVVLEFSQLPNPAMQKAYDLYSFNVIPPMGKLVTGDRDSYQYLVESIRKFPDQESFAAMIRQAGFDLVKYRNLSMGIAALHSGWKV; via the coding sequence ATGAGCGACAAGACCACCCATTTCGGCTTTCGCACGGTCGAGGAGGCCGAGAAGGCGGGCCTTGTGCATGGCGTGTTCTCCTCGGTGGCGTCGCGCTATGACGTGATGAACGACCTGATGTCGGCGGGCGTGCACCGCCTGTGGAAGGACGCGATGATGGACTGGCTCGCGCCGCGTCCGGGCCAGCGCCTTCTGGACGTGGCCGGCGGCACCGGCGACATCGCGTTCCGCTTTCTGAAACGTGCGCCGGGCTCGAAGGCCGTGGTGCTCGACATGACCGAATCCATGCTGGTGGCGGGGCGTCAGCGCGCCGATGCCGACAGCATGGCCGAACGTCTGGATTGGGTGGTGGGCGATGCGATGGCGCTGCCGCTGCCGTCCAACAGCTTCGATGTCTATACGATCAGCTTCGGCATCCGGAACGTCACCCGAGTGCAGGACGCCCTGAACGAGGCCTACCGCGTGCTGCGCCCCGGCGGGCGGCTGGTGGTGCTGGAATTCAGCCAGTTGCCGAACCCGGCGATGCAGAAGGCCTACGATCTCTACAGCTTCAACGTGATCCCGCCGATGGGCAAGCTGGTGACGGGGGACCGCGACAGCTATCAGTACCTCGTCGAATCGATCCGAAAATTCCCCGATCAGGAGAGCTTTGCCGCCATGATCCGTCAGGCGGGCTTCGATCTGGTGAAGTATCGCAACCTGTCGATGGGCATCGCGGCGCTGCATTCGGGCTGGAAGGTCTGA
- the mutM gene encoding bifunctional DNA-formamidopyrimidine glycosylase/DNA-(apurinic or apyrimidinic site) lyase, with protein MPELPEVETVRRGLEPAMTGHVITHAAVNRPDLRWPFPPDMAARLTGARVLGLRRRSKYILADLDRGETLLIHLGMSGRMLVSGVKVGEFHHPHPVPEKHDHVVLTMETGARITFNDARRFGAMDLMTTGEDHPLLAALGPEPLGNAFDADHLAARLRGRGTPIKSALLDQRIVAGLGNIYVCEALHRARLDPRRLAGSLTEAEIARLVPVIRDVLEEAITAGGSSLRDYRQAGGELGYFQHSFRVYGREGAPCPECGAPVARMVQSGRSTFFCPDCQSA; from the coding sequence ATGCCCGAATTGCCCGAAGTCGAAACCGTCCGCCGCGGGCTGGAACCTGCGATGACGGGTCATGTCATCACCCATGCGGCGGTGAACCGCCCGGACCTGCGCTGGCCCTTCCCGCCGGACATGGCCGCGCGGCTGACCGGGGCGCGAGTGCTGGGGCTGCGGCGCCGCTCGAAATACATCCTCGCCGATCTGGACCGCGGAGAGACGCTGCTGATCCATCTGGGCATGTCCGGCCGGATGCTCGTCTCCGGGGTCAAGGTGGGGGAGTTCCATCACCCCCATCCGGTGCCCGAAAAGCATGACCACGTCGTTCTGACGATGGAAACGGGGGCGCGCATCACCTTCAACGACGCCCGCCGTTTCGGCGCGATGGACCTGATGACGACGGGGGAGGATCATCCGCTGCTCGCCGCCCTCGGGCCGGAGCCGCTGGGCAATGCCTTCGACGCCGATCACCTCGCCGCCCGGTTGCGGGGGCGCGGCACGCCGATCAAATCGGCGCTGCTGGATCAGCGGATCGTGGCGGGGCTGGGCAACATCTACGTCTGCGAGGCGCTGCACCGCGCCCGCCTCGATCCGCGGCGGCTGGCGGGCAGCCTGACGGAGGCGGAGATCGCCCGCCTCGTCCCTGTGATCCGCGACGTGCTGGAGGAGGCGATCACCGCCGGCGGCTCCTCGCTGCGCGATTATCGGCAGGCGGGCGGGGAGCTGGGCTACTTCCAGCACAGCTTCCGCGTCTATGGCCGCGAGGGCGCGCCCTGCCCCGAATGCGGTGCCCCGGTGGCCCGGATGGTGCAGTCCGGACGGTCCACCTTCTTCTGCCCGGACTGCCAAAGCGCTTGA
- the rpsT gene encoding 30S ribosomal protein S20 has protein sequence MANTPQSKKRARQSEARYAVNKARRSRIRTFLRKVEEAIASGDQAAASEALRAAQPEMSRGVTKGVLHKNTVARKMSRLSSRVKAIGVAA, from the coding sequence ATGGCAAACACGCCCCAGTCCAAGAAGCGCGCCCGGCAGTCCGAGGCACGCTATGCCGTGAACAAGGCGCGCCGTTCGCGGATCCGCACCTTCCTGCGCAAAGTCGAAGAAGCCATCGCGTCCGGCGATCAGGCTGCTGCCTCCGAAGCGCTGCGTGCGGCTCAGCCCGAGATGTCCCGTGGTGTGACCAAAGGTGTCCTGCACAAGAACACCGTTGCGCGCAAGATGTCGCGCCTGTCCTCCCGCGTGAAGGCCATCGGCGTCGCCGCCTGA